The following is a genomic window from Acidimicrobiales bacterium.
GTCCGGTCGGGATAGCGATACGCGGTCGGCCACTGGTAGCCCGGCATGCGGAACTGCCGGCCGTTGATGACGCCGTTGTACCCGGCGGTCAGGCGGTAGCGGTCGAACCGCGCCGGGAGCGCCTCGTGGGCGACGACCACCGGTCGCGGCCGACCGGCCTCGTCCGCCTCGGCCTCGTAGCGCTCGACGCCGAACACGTGGTCGATGTGCCCGTGGGTGAAGACGACCGTCGACACCGGCGCGTCCGTCCATCCGCGCAGCTGCTCGTGCGCCGACCCGCTGAGCTCCCGGCTGCCGGTGTCCACGACGACCAGCCCGTCACGGGTCCGCAGCGCGGCCACGTTGGCGAACGACGGGACGAAGAACACGTCGTCGCCGACCGCCTCGCCCACGCCGCCGACGGCGAACGGGTGGGTGTCGAGGTCGGCCTCACCGGCCAGGATCCGCCGCGACCGCTCCAGCAGCCCACCATCACCGACGGCGGCGGCCACCGCCTCAGTCGTTCCCGGTGCGCTGGTTGTAGTCCTCGATCGCCGCGTCCGCCTCCGACTGGATCTGCGACAGCACGGCGTCGGGCTCGGACCCTGCGATCAGCCGCTCCAGCCCGCTCTGCACCGCCTCGCGCACGTCGTCGTAGCCGCCGATCACCGGCCCGGCGCCGCCGGGCGGGTCGCCGCCCGACGTGAGCTGCTCGAACGCCACCCGGAACCCGGGCCGCTCGTCCCACAGGTCCGTCACGTCGGGGAGCTCGGCCGCCGACTCGCGGATCGGGATGTACCCCGTCCCCACGTGCCACCGCGCCTGCTGCTCGGGCTCGTCGAGCCACTTCAGGAAGTCCCAGGCCGCCGCCTGCTCCTCCTCCGACGACCGGTTGACGATCCAGAGCGCTGCTCCACCGGCCGCCACCCCGCCCGGGTTGTCCGCGGCGAGCGACGGGAAGGCGCCGACTCCCGGCTCGACGTTCGGGAAGTCCCCGCCCGCGAGCACGTCGTACACCGAGCCGAGCGCGGCCGACGTGCCGATCGTCATCGCCGCCTGCCCCGTGCCGACGGCCAGCAGGTGG
Proteins encoded in this region:
- a CDS encoding extracellular solute-binding protein; the protein is YDTSDFLPRVLSEFSVEDVLWPMPFNVSNPVLFYNRKAFEAAGLDPDAPPATLDELRETSQTIVDSGAAQYGMAIELSAWYVEQWLNLTGQTVVDNENGRAGRATAATFDNEASLEAVTWVKDMVDDGLAVSVGRNTSGADHLLAVGTGQAAMTIGTSAALGSVYDVLAGGDFPNVEPGVGAFPSLAADNPGGVAAGGAALWIVNRSSEEEQAAAWDFLKWLDEPEQQARWHVGTGYIPIRESAAELPDVTDLWDERPGFRVAFEQLTSGGDPPGGAGPVIGGYDDVREAVQSGLERLIAGSEPDAVLSQIQSEADAAIEDYNQRTGND